The Juglans microcarpa x Juglans regia isolate MS1-56 chromosome 8D, Jm3101_v1.0, whole genome shotgun sequence genomic sequence TCTTCCCCTGCTGAAAGATCTCCAGTTATCGTCGTCGAAGCCTCCCCTCCTATAGTCACCAGAGATGAGCTCTTTGCAGAATGTGAGTTTTGATGCACTGAACTAGAACTCTCTCTGTTTTTGAAAGCCTTTCCACGATCTCCATAACCTGAGGCCCTCAACCATGCACCATATGGAAGCTCAACTTCATCAGAGTGTTGACATTGTTTCCAAAGAAGACAATCCTTATCAGCATGGCCAAGAAGACCACACCTATAACAGAAGTTGGGTTAATTACATTAACAGCAACATGCACTCTTATATTTTTCCCACACTATTTCACCCTCATCCAGATCCACCTCCTCTACCCTaccaattttatttaaaatcaagcgtCCCACATACTCATTTCTAGCCATAAAAGGGAGATCATGTAGTCAAATCTAGAACAAAGCCTCTGTGAGTTGAATTTGATAGACCTATTGGCCACCATCAACTTCCTTCATGAAGATAAGTTGCTTGTCAAACGACCAAGGACCCTCTCTGAGATCACGTTCTTTATCCCATCAAACTCCACCAGGAACAATTTTGCATTCAAGTCACAGAAATAGACTCGCATCACAGGCCTACAAGCTTTCCTCATCGTAGCgttaaacattttcttattaaaatgcTTATCAGTAAACAACTTTAGAATCAAACACTTGCCCCCACATAAGATTGCATTTTCAAGCTTCTCTGGTTCCACCACCACCTCATCATTCTCCTGCTCAATCAACAAAAGCCGTTTATACAAGTCATTCAAATTGTCCTCCATAGCTTTAAACCTTAACAGCACAAAGCAAAATGGAGAAACTCCACGCAAGTAGTATAGTCGCCTCTACATAGAAAAActagagagggaaaaaaaacctATTTCTTAAGTTAAAATTTCTTCTATTAATTATTACAGAGTAGTACCCTTTAGGATTATTGAAGTACACATTTCCTTGCAAATTTGTGTGAGTTGTGTGACTATGCATAAAAGATGAGTGTGATACTTTTCTTGTGATTATCCTCTTTGATCTAGTCCTAAACAGGGTTTCAGTACATAGAGTGATAATGATTAGACAgttgaataaataaatgtgtACGAAGTTCTATATATCTACTCCAATGTTTTAAGTTGCAACTAAAATAGGTTATTAATTACCAATGTTTACTTCTACGTCAAACAGTAACTTGAAATATGAGAATGCAAAAGCACTTTAAGTGTGTGACTTGTTGAGTAACCAGGTGCATCCATCATAATGCTTGTGTTCACGTCAAAAGGCGAGTGACAACTTAAAGACAAAGAATATATAGCATGTAAAAAcaatagtgaaaaataataataaaataatatatatatatatatatctagtttGCTACCAGGAATATTTCAACTTTCGTTACTTTGTTCAATATCTTAAGCATGCAATTTATGGCCAATAAATTGCAAGAATGAAAACCGAAATCATCCAATGCAATTACCAAAGGGAATCCAATACAAACATACTCAAGTCATATCCAAAATTCAATGACTACATCCTAGCCCTAGAATACAAAAACTATCAAttcataactaataaaataatccaattatttctcaaaaataaatttgaattcaaCATTCTTAATAACATTTCAACAACTAAAAattagaggaagaaaaaaaagaactctGTAATTGTAGAAATCTTGAGCTCCGTTCTTCCTTTATGAATTACAGCTCCTCCTTCAATGccatttcttctctctctaccaatctatttttttttagacttccCTCAATACGCAGCTAGCTAGAAGTTTATCACCTCTTCATctcatctattttaatttaaaatatttttgttatgtgCCGGCTAATTCAAAAACCTGTTGTCCATATCTGCTGCTGAAAATCCAATCAACTCAAAACCAATTCTCCtttcagattttaaaacagaTTTCCCCCATATCTGCTGCTAAAAATCTGGAATTCTTGGTTGACCAACTTCCAGCTGGATTTAGAGCATCAAAACGACACAGTTTATCGTGTTTAGATCTCTCGTTCTCTGCTTTCTAACTCAACTTGGCTTGCTTTAGTCTAACTTCTAGAACTCCATATATGGGCTGAAAACTGAAACAGGGTCTGGGTTACAGTAAACTTCTGGATAGATTCATACTTCTCCATTTCTACTATGTTTTTAACTTCAAAATGGCATAACTGGGTTTTGGACTCTTCATAGAAATTTTATACCTACGTCTTAACTTTCTAGCGAGCCAAACAACACCTAAAACCAAGGTTTGTAGCTCTAGTTAGAACCCAAAACGGAATAGTGTGCTGGTTTGACTAGACCAGACCAACTAGGATTTGCTCTCTAGGCCTAGCCCGATCTCTGCCTCTTCACATCATCCCAATTGGAACCtaattcaataattaaatacctacaaaataccaaaaattttcaagaattaaataaatgtaaaaaacacCTAAAATGCTAGACAAACAAGCTAAGAAACACACGAAACactatgaataaaaataattagaactAAGAAAATGTGTGAAATAATTCCCACATCAGTTGTACAAAGAAGGATATTGATGGTCGACTAAATAGTATTCCGCGTATTGGAGTTTATTTGTGCCTTGAGGATAAATAGATGAAACAAACTATCCAAACTTAAAGGATGTGATTGAGTTGTGTTCGAAAGAGTAGTGGCTGGGAGAAACATTAATGGCCTTAGTAGGATTCATATATGACAGCAGTTTTACTTAGCCGCCATTGAATGGTCTCAAGCGAAGCACTGTATTTTTGGAAACATAGATCACCGTTACATTGAGGACAAATATGGGGAGATTAAAGTGTTGGTCTTGAAGTTTTACGTAATCAATAGGAACAGATCCTTTTGTTTAGAGTCAAAATTAGAAACAACCCTTGATCAACAAGAACAAATCCTTTTGTTTAGAGTCAAAACTAGAAACTCTACTCTTATACCATGTTAAATCACTACTTgttttaaaagattaaattgATGCGAAGAAGTAGTATGGTGGTAGTAATGGTGAGACGAGTAAAAGACGAGAGAGGGAAATATTGGAGGGACAATGTTGAGTAGtggaagggaagagagagatagCAATGCTGGTGTTGTAgaggggagaggagaggaaagtTCTTGTAATGGTGCGGAAGAGTACTTAAGTATAGGGTGCGGATGTTGGTAGGGGTATGGGCATTCTTCAGAAAACGAGAGTTATGCTCTAGTAAAGTGTAAAATTGTCATTTGATCATGAAAAAGAGTACGTAGATGATATTGATCGTCTTTGTAAAGAGgcatagatgtttttagaaaatgtCTCATGCTTTGTTGAAATACAAACTATTTTCTGTCTTCTATTTTTTGGAATTGTGAAATTTCTTTCTTggattaatatttattacttaaaaataataatggtatttttgaaaaagaactttatacaaaaagaaacaaagagatcAATAAAACCTATTatattaagagtaatgttagatacagacATACGACTATGTAAGTCGCAttctctttaaaagaaaaagtggacttcaatattaaaaaataatcttttaatgtGGATCCCAAAGTTAcgcacttttttcaaaaagagcgTGCGGATCTTACTTattctatgactgtaaatattatttctcttaaattgAATTCTCATATGCAATATAGAGTTCAATTGAAGTAGTAGAAGATGAAACATCAATTTCAACCTCTTGGCTATATATTAGCCCCAACAAATAAGTTCATGATCAGTTTATTTGACCCAAAAATTAATACTACTGTTATTTGATTTGAACGTGATCGATCAGCAGTACCGGAGTCAGGCTGTTTTAGACTAGTGGGTTTTCAAGCATGATTTCTTTGACAATCATGGAAATCATGGGTCGTGAATAATGTAAAATCGGCTAAAGGAACAGATGAAAATCTTAATTGGAGGtaaagtatatatatgtttcttttgccttttcccaggtctctatttttttttttttttttttttttttttgacgttCTTTCTTTTCTGGTGTACAGTACAAAGTTCCATACCACATGCCATGAAAATTACTTTATGGTCCCACTAAAAAGATAGGCTTTGATTAAGAAAATCACGGGGTTGGCATGTTCAacaattttctgattttttgtctcaaattcAAAGAGAAAGTTATTATTGACATGATTATTAGatatatttcatcatttttatgtGTGACTATGAAAGATGTGGAGCCATTGACTATTGcattattttatatcaattacaAGAGATCACTTTGAAcctttacaatttacaatttatttctttataaatgGTTTGGGGTATGGGCACCCGATTTTAGGACATCCCTATCAAAGATAGAGCCCTATCTTTCACTTGatgcacataattttttatcattattgaaTTCATGTATCAATGCTGACtatagttaaaagaaaaaacatatctGTAAACCTGCTTATTAACACACCAATTAATACATAATTGATGTGAAAATATGTCGCACTAGATAGTGtaagaaataaattatgtttcaattttttttaaaattataatcgATCTGACAATAAGTGATGCGTACAATATACAAATAAGGGAAACACAATAGTCACAGAGGGATTACACAAAAGAAATTCCACGtactgatgtggcttgatgtggttcgtcaaattataaagttatttttattataaagtagatttaacggatcagatgaaaccacatcaatttatgagattgtttttatgtaattcttttgtagATGTAGCAATACTCttccataaaatgttatatataattgctaTGTAATTTGTGAAAAGGTTTTTGACAAGCCTATTCTCACTTGTCCAAAAGCACCATAACCATAAAGAGAATTGCAATAACCTCCTGCAATCCCGAGCTAGCTAGTCTTTGTGTTGACTCTAGAAACCAAGACTTGGATGGAACCCTAGGCAATACTTTAGGAAAATTTCTTACAAATATGGTTAGATTGGAAACTTTTAGTGGGCCAGTAGCTAGATCTGCTAAAATCTCACAAATGATTCTGCATTGACCTCAAATTTTCATTCGAGAAGATCTTGGTTCCCTGTGAGAGGAGGACCCACGTTTGTTTCCCATTTTAAGATGAACTAAAATCATTAATACTTATCAGCAAGTACATGCACTAAGAGAGACGAAAAAAGATGGCCAGCATACGTGCTTTACTTTTTTCAACAAAAGTAAGATTGCATAGAGATTGTACAGTGTGTGCTTTCAcaatcaaatttctttttctgttcgTTGTGATCCCATTTTGCATAAAATTGTATCTTAGGCCAAGGCAACGATAAATTATTTGGTATCAGATGACTTGTAAGTCAAGAGAAAGGGAAATGATTTCTACAGATTTAGGATGCAAGTCTCGTGcactccattaaaaaaaaagttagcaaaaacctattttttaatactagGCTCTACTTTTATTAAGAAAGAATGTGCGGAACTTGTACATCAtaagactgtatctagcattactctcaAAGTGAGAAGCTAAGATATAGGTATTGGTATATGCCAAGGATTTTGAGTATAAGCAGCAACTAACTTTGTATCAACATGAATTAGGTGATTAGTCTAAGATTTGGGTAGAATCTTAAACTAGTCTAGATCATGTTATCAAATGTTTTGGTAATCAAGGTTGCcttgaaattaaaatcaaagaCACAAGAGGTAGGCGGGCTGGGTGGCCCCTACAAAAACTCCATATTTTACTGATTGTAGGGTTAAGGAAGGTACCGCCATAGGTGGTATATTTTGATCCGACAAGTGGATCAATTAATTGTAGCTTGAAGTTAGTCCCAGTCGATAGAAAGATATTGCAATTGTTTACTTTGGTGACTTTTGTAGGAGATCTACACTTTCATTTCCTCAATGTTCTGATTCGAGGAAAAAAGATTAACATAGTTGGATAGGTAGACATTAgggatgtaaaaaaaaaatgggtgaaCCGgtaaaccagaccggaccggtggGTTTGATCTGGTACCGAGTTTGGTTTGTTtcagtatttattttatttttcttaaaacggATCACAATTGGTACGAttgcagtttttctttttctaaaaccggatcagaccgaaccggaccaattcatatatatatatatatatatttatattataattttatatattttatataatatgataaattacgaattaatataatattaaattttaaaatcttatatcactatagtctattgtattaatagttatactaataatatatcaatatagtctataatacaactttaatatacattataatatattacaatatattatcactatagtattatatattataatatactattatatatattatataatatataatatagcatattaaaataaaaaaaggtgacCGAACCGGACTGGAATTGGTAAAATCAGAAATACTGGTTTAGGGGTAACCAGTGTGGAatcggtttttgaaaatgtaaaaccagTGCATATCaattcggtcctaaattttgttcaaaatcaGATTAAACCGGACCGATTACATTCTTAGTAGACACTTTACCAGTACACGAGGCTCACGTGTCAGTAGAAAAAGAGCAAGGTGGGGGTGCATCTTGAAGCTCTGAGGAAAAGGAATTCGCCCGCACTGCCGCATGTGAGCCTCCACGATGACGTGTGGAGGTCACGCTCGGCATGGGCAAGATGTGTGCCTCACATGTTGGTTGATTGGCAATGTTTCCTGGCTCGTCTTGTATATTGGCGTTTGAGAAGTGTTGTGGTGTGGCGTGTGTAGTCATCATCTTGCTAGATGGCAGTAgatcagaagagaaaaataagcaaaataactgttaaaaaaatgtacctTAGTGGAATAGGAGAGGGCCTCTGACTCCCTGGACGGAAGAAAAGGTTGAAGCTGGCTCTTAGTTTTGTATAGAAAAATGGTGTCAGACTCAACATTTTGTcttatgtattttcataaaaacaGAGTAATATAGACATATGTTTCACATAGATTGTAAGTTCGAAATAGTCTAGGTAGTATTAATGCGGGTATAAATTGTCCTAATGATAGAATTcgactacaagaaaattacttatttgtcaCTAGATATTACcagcaaaaataaatattttctaccaaaataaGTCTGTTCTGTCACAAATAATTGGTATCGTCGTATAATCTATcacaaatgcttttttttttatagtgtgtatatatatatatatatatatcttgtggtttaacaaactagaaaaaaactcaaattattaatcaataCTATCATGTAAATTCTAAGTTAGTCCATGAATATtacaatagataaaataaaaataataataatttaaggctcaaacaagaaattatgaaaacagAAAATCTGTATAGTTTGATtaccaaaataagaaaaacatctCACTTAATAGAATGAAGAATCCATCCTGTTGCATATCCGACCATGAGTACCCTATTAATGCTCATGGTTATAATGTTAATGATGTTTTCAGAGAATCGCGAGGATCTATTAATTgagacataaaataaaattagaagtttctataaataaaataaaattagaagtttcaatgGTCCCCTTGCTGctcccatttaaaatattttttatttatttttatgttttcatcACCATTAAGTCaacattaattattgtttgtggTCCCgattatattttcctttatcgtaaagaaattttaattttgatgatgAGGTATGTGGTGTGATGCTGTtattttaatttcctttatACAATATGAAGTTATAAATATGCTCATATTtaggatatatataatattagaacataaatttctattttttatgtaatgaaatatataaaaaatagaaatacataaaaaaaatagaaatttatgttctaatattatataaaaatatgcaaatattGCAAATAAGTTTTCACTTCAAGAAATTAGACATTTTTCAACActcaaaatcgtcgcaaatatcTATAATAATCGCTGCATTTGATCATTTTCGGCGATTATAAATCGCCGTAAGTTCGACGAAATCCTAAAGCCAATTTTGATCAATTTCAGCGATaggcaaaaaattaatatttccgGCGATTTTAGTCTTTCGTAAATCATGTCTCAAAAATCGACGGAAATAGCCCTCCTGTTTATTACTAAAATCACTGAGAAAATTCTCAACGTTCATTTATAAGAAGAAGGAATGCAATACGAAGCTAGCTAGGCCAGGGAATGTCTTTTTTGACatatcctcttcttcttttcttgtttcGTTGAATCTATCTGATTTCATCACCTCCATGCGAGAGTCCTTTGCTTCGTTCTAATGAAAGGGACAAGGTGTGTGCCATTTGAAGTGATCACGTCTCTTCTTCTCACCTCGTAATTAATTTGATCCCTTTACCGACGCACCTTTTCttgttatcctttttttttttctctctcgtcTTTCATCTCTCAAATCTGTCTATGAATTTTTAAGCGCAATGTGAAACCTATTCATATACCACTTGCCTATTCACACTCCACTTGCACCAATCTCATGTCACCCCCACCCCTTTTAGCCACCACCCCATCTACCATCATGTCATGATCAGCCCATGCACCGTCGTTGGCTCGCGTGGCGCTGATCATGACCCAATGACTTATTTTGTAGATATGCTCCTCCTCTCTTGATCTAGAAAATCTCTAATGATCACAGCTAATTAATTAACGATCAAACTATTCAGATGCTTCAAAATTGCagtttcatatataattgtCTCGTGCATGGTGTTCCTggcctaatttttttcaacagTAGTGTTGCCCCATGCACACACTTTTTTCTCGTTATTTCCAGAGCTATTTGCTTTGGGTCTTCGGatcataatattacaaaatacttTACTGGATAATGTAGGCAAATTGATCTTTTATTCTTGTTGTCGTTTTCATCTATTTGAGAAATCTCCCCACCTTTAataaccttttttcttttatgattttcCATTAGAAGTTCAGAAAACAAGTTTGTCCtgtattctttaattttctgttttcCCACATAAGAATATCAGCTAGCTATATATCTTAGATATCTCTTGAAGTAGttctacataatttttttcgttttagatttttttttttttttttcatttactatatataaaagcccaaaaagacaaaaaaaaaaaaaaggaatttattgtgaaattaataataagttAAGGAATTTTCTTAAACTAGTATAGTTGAAAATCCTTTAGCCACTTATATTAATAGGACTCATGACGAAATTATCTAGACAcggttttatataaattaaataaagtaaatatgaAGCTTTCATAATGCTAATTAAGGaaattattttctctaatttactgtcaataataaattaattttaaaaaatttatatttttcacccTGAAATTGTCATATTTTTACATGACATTTACGCTTCAAGCTATCAAAACCAACTCATTAGATCTCCAACtactttgaattaaaaaataaattcttatcTAATTTTTGACAATCGAATCTTAATATAATATTGGGTGCAAATCTCAACTTTATGATATATACTTTGAATATGTACCATTTATCCCCCAAATAATTTTAATCGACCATATTTTACTGTCCTAGACAAACATTATTAGGAAAATGGTATTTCAAAGATGAAAGGATCTTATGGGttaagataattatataatacaatttgtaaggaaaaaaaaaggaacactTCTTAATTTCAAACCTTAGTACCATACTTATAGGATGTCATAGGTTAATGTGTCACATCCTAGCTATAATGCTAAACAACGTAATATATAGGGTGATGGCATGGGTGGTGAGATAATTATCTGTTGGTTGGAACCAATTTTTTTCGATCGACCCAACATGCAAAgcgaatgaatgttttaatttcAAAGAGAAGTGGGAGAGAAAgatcaaaacaataatagttTAATTAGTTAACAAGCTTTTCTAAAATCTTTAATCCATCCAAAATTCACACCCAAAATCAACTCCTTTCGATCATCATCATGACCAAATGGGTCCCAGATTTTTCTTGGCCTTCAAACGAAATCAGGAcagagaaaagagaagagacaggcagagagagaaagaggagtgGTGGTTGTACCAACGCGGTGTAGAGAATCTAGCGAGAGATCTTAGCATGAAAAGCACATCATATCTATGCACGCGAACGCGCACAGACAACATTCACCATCAATATCTATCTATCTTGCAAACAActcttgcttcttactcttcccaAGGGAGAAAAttaacacacacacagacaGCACTTGATCTGATCTTTCCCTTGGATCTCTCTCGCAAGGAATAACCATATATAACTGAAATTTTCTGAAGAGCCTCATCATCAAGGTTTCATTCATCTCAACAAATGGAGTTACACCCAGATTTTGCAGACACccaacaaaagcaaaagcagCATTTCCATGTGCTAGCAGTAGATGATAGTCTCATTGAGAGGAAGCTCTTGGAGAGACTCCTCACAGAATCTTCATGCAAAGGTACCATATGTCAgtatctgtatatatataattagcacCGCCTTCAACCTCTGCAAACTtgcatctttcttcttcttcttcttcttcttcttcttcttcttaatatttttggttttgttgttCATTATCTATCCATGAAAACTATTCCTGTACCGGCTGTGATCAGTGACTTGTGTGGATTCTGGGGACAAAGCTCTTGAATATCTGAGCCTGCTTGATAGCCAAGAGATTGAGTACTCAACGGATTTATCCTCTTCTCCCCCATCAGCACAGCAAGAGGTGAGGATTTTCTTTCTCCTTGGGTTTTGAAACtctcttattttcatttatacTGCCATAGATCATGTCTACAGAGAACTTTTCGCCTGTAAAGCACTCTAACCTCCCATTAAAGAATCGTTTATAGTTTGAAAATAAGTGGAAGACTCGTTAATATCTTAAAGAGCTCCTGCAAAGGAGTTTTTTATCATCCATGTATATGTCAAATTTGGGAAtgctaaatttaaaatcatggCATCCTATATGTTATCCAATTCCTTTAAGTACTGGGCATGTTTGATGTATGTTCAGAATATCtgcctataaaaatataatgtagcTGATGCACGCAACAAGTTCGACTCCAAATATGCCTTTGCATCTGAATATTTAATGAAGAGAGCTAGACATTTAGCAGTACTGTTTATTTTGGTTGAGGTTTTCACTCCCTTGACCAAATTACTCAAAATAAAAGGATGtgattcttataatatttattatctaaATGCTCAAGAAATATTATTGGACCTCATCAAAATCTCTCTCTAAGGGAGGAAGCCTTACAATTAATTCTTAAGTTTTAACATCTAATTtgggttatatatatacatatatattaaagagtGGTGCTATTCTGCTGCCTACATGTGCCTGCTCGTGTGCTGCCTAGTGCAAAttgcacttttcttttctttttttactttttattttaaatatttttaaaatatatttaaacatttttaaaaaataaaaaatactaatacactaaatcacttccttaacaattaagaaaaatatttttttttaatttaaatatatgagcggtcaaaatgaggagTATACGAACATTATTCTATATTAAATTTTCCTCATAAATTGGCCTCTCTCTAttcttatttctcattttcttttttcttttttcttttatagttttttttctccCTCGGTCATATTAACAGTCATGATGGAacctatatttttttcataatgctGAACAAATGCAGGCTGCTGGGTACATGAAAGTAAACTTGATCATGACGGACTACTCAATGCCCGGGATGAGCGGCTATGATTTACTAAAGAGAGTAAAGGTCAACACCACCTTTCTTCACGATTGATTCCCTATTCCACTCTAAAATACATAAGATCATATTGCATGCATTCTTCAGAATTCTTTGTGAAGATTTGACAAAGTTAGCAACAAGGTCACAAATATACAGATCTGATGGATTGAATTCATTTTAACAGCTTCTAAgtcttgcttttgttttttcttcttggcTAAGAGAGTACTGTACTGGGTCGTTACAGATGCAGGGATCTTCGTGGAAAGACATACCAGTAGTGGTCATGTCGTCAGAGAATGTGCCCTCCAGAATAAGCAtgtaattttcttaatattttccGTAATTAAttattctgaaaaataaaatttggtttTGACAAAGAATGGGAAAATGCTTTTGTTATTCATGATCTTTAGGTGCATGGAAGAGGGGGCAGAGGAATTCCTTCTGAAGCCTCTTCAGTTATCAGACCTGAAGAAGCTTCAGCCTCACCTTTTGAAATCTCTGGTTCATCCTACTGAAGACATATCTACTTCCAACGACCATGGCAGTGACAATAACATGATGCACGACATCACGACGTTGAACGACAGCGACAACGTCCTTGTGAGTGAAAGGAAAGTTATGTCTCCGGAGCCATTAGAGAGAAGACCTAAAATAAATGGATTACTTGTCGTATAACTAGCGTTTAGATATATTTCGgtacatatattataagattaacgAATTTATTTCGTAAGGTTTTGTGGCAAGATTTCTGATTTCGAACACTTTA encodes the following:
- the LOC121243046 gene encoding two-component response regulator ORR10-like, translating into MELHPDFADTQQKQKQHFHVLAVDDSLIERKLLERLLTESSCKVTCVDSGDKALEYLSLLDSQEIEYSTDLSSSPPSAQQEAGYMKVNLIMTDYSMPGMSGYDLLKRVKMQGSSWKDIPVVVMSSENVPSRISMCMEEGAEEFLLKPLQLSDLKKLQPHLLKSLVHPTEDISTSNDHGSDNNMMHDITTLNDSDNVLVSERKVMSPEPLERRPKINGLLVV